CAAGCCCCGTCATTTCCAAATCCAGCCAAATTAAGTTATTGTTGTTTTTCATAGTTTTCCCACGAATCAAGATCCGATTTAATGGCTGCCGCACGGCGCTTGCTCAATTCATCTTTGATGGCAGCGCCCTGATAGCCTTCGTTAAGCAAAGCCTGTGCAGAAATCTGATTGCAGACAGCGTACATAGCTCGCCAAAAAGCACGTTGTCCGTAGCAATTTTTTCCCTTTCCCAAAGAATCCGCTTCGCAAACGGTTAACAATTTTTCAAATTGCTGCGGCCGGCGAAAAGCATCGGTTCGCTCCAGCACTTTGACAATGGTCTGAGGCCGCAGCTCTTCCACCCGATGGATCAGTAAATGAAAGCGCGAAACCAGCACAGCCAGTTTACGGTATTCAGCCGGGACACGCAGACGGTGACACAAGGATTCTATCACACTCACGCCGCTTTCTTCATGGCCGTGATGTTTTGGCCATTGACGCATCGGTGTTAAAGCTTTACCCAAATCATGCACCAATGCGGCAAATCGGGCCGTGGTGTCCTCGGTTAACTCAACAGCCGCCTGTAAAACCATCAACGTATGGATGCCGCTGTCGACTTCGGGATGGTAGCGGCGCGTGTTGGGTACACCAAACAAGGCCTGGATTTCGGGTAATATCACCGACAGAGCGCCACAGGATCGCAAGGTCATAATGAACAC
This region of Legionella taurinensis genomic DNA includes:
- a CDS encoding multifunctional CCA addition/repair protein produces the protein MKVYLVGGAVRDRLLGYPVKEQDWVVVGGTPEQLLQQGYQQVGKDFPVFLHPETHEEYALARTERKKGPGYYGFDCQYDVNVTLEEDLLRRDLTINAMAMDEQGRLIDPYHGAKDLEGKWLRHVSPAFAEDPVRVLRVARFAARYAHLGFRVADETRLLMYKMVNNGELHHLVAERVWQELQRALSEKNPDVFIMTLRSCGALSVILPEIQALFGVPNTRRYHPEVDSGIHTLMVLQAAVELTEDTTARFAALVHDLGKALTPMRQWPKHHGHEESGVSVIESLCHRLRVPAEYRKLAVLVSRFHLLIHRVEELRPQTIVKVLERTDAFRRPQQFEKLLTVCEADSLGKGKNCYGQRAFWRAMYAVCNQISAQALLNEGYQGAAIKDELSKRRAAAIKSDLDSWENYEKQQ